The Amblyomma americanum isolate KBUSLIRL-KWMA chromosome 11, ASM5285725v1, whole genome shotgun sequence genome includes the window AGCAGAACGAACATGTGCATGGCAGGGAGATGGCTCCGCACTGTATACAACCATGATGTAGCGATTCTTCGGCAGGCTCATCAATTCGGCATATCAGATCCTGTATTGTCGCGCGTTGGAGCACTCGACAGATTTGTCAGCAgtaggtgtatacactggcgcagagcgtgtGGAGAGCTCTGGAAGGTTTTCATGGTGCAAACGAGTGCAGGataagtagtagattgttctttaggttctcctgcactgacttgggctcctaccTTGTGTTGCAGCGTCCGCTGCCGAATGAGTTCGCTGGAGCACGGTGACGACGACGCCGTTCTCCTTTCCGTCTTGGAGCACGTGAAGGCGTTAGTGCGGGAGGAGAACGGCGGCGTACCGATCGTCCGTCTCCAGAGGCAGCTCGCGCGGCTGCCGGCCAGGACATTCGGACGCTTCGACTCGTCAGTGGCCACGATACGCTTGGCCTCCTACAAGTATCCGGGACAGATAAGAATCGAACCGGATGGAAGAGTCTACGTCTGCGCTGATGACAAGCAGGCAATCTTCGAGCGGGTGGGAGTGGTCTCAGTCATCCGACCCGGCCACGGAATAATCAAGTTCGGAGAGAGATACCACGAGTGCGCCTTCTTCAACAGGCAAAGCATGCCTAGATCTCTGCTCCCTCGCGGATCAAAGCTGGTGGACGCCTTCTCAGTGGGGCAGAAGGTATGCTTTGAGGCGCAGCCGTTCTTGCAGGGTAACGGCCCCTGCAAATGGTATGCgacggcagtacgcactttgcagCGCGTAAGTGGCACCACTGTCTTCAACGACGCTGACCAGGTGTGTGGTGCTGCATCGCGTACTGCCAACGAACAGCGCCTTAAAAGGCCGGAGCTTCCAGGCACCGGTGTTGCAAGCCAGCCAACTCGGTCGGGCTTCGGGGACGGTGCCGAGTGTGCCACAGCGAAGCAGCGCTCAAGCGGCGCCGCAACCCAAGGTCTCAGCTTCGAAGCGAAACCGTAAGTATGTCTTCAAATCATTTTTGAGTCCTCTGACTgtggcgtcaaaaaaaaaaaagcctagccTAGCTGTAAACAGGAAATTTATCCACGGGTCTTGAGTTTTAAGGCGagggcgttaaggagctcgtgaggcGGAAAAGGTAGCGGCTGCCGTGGCTCCCTCGCATCGTtcggcgcagtagctctcagatctcatcTCAACCCcccgaaagcatgtgttttgaggaaagaaaacgttatcgacgaaaggaaagggcgcagtatagctctcagatctcggtcgacatctcggtggacacctcaaccccgcgaaagcatgtgttttgaggaaagaaaacgttatcgacaaaaggaaagggcacagtatagctctcagatctcggtcgacatctcggtggacacctcaaccccgcgaaagaatgtgttttgaggaaagaaaacgttatcaacgaaaggaaaggaaagggcgcagtatagctctcagatctcggtcgacatctcggtggacacctcaaccccgcgaaagcatgtgttttgaggaaagaaaacgttatcgacgaaaggaaagggcgcagtatagctctcagatctcggtggacacctcaaccccgcgaaagcatgtgttttgaggaaagaaaacgttatcaacgaaaggaaagggcgcagtatagctctcagatctcgatcgacatctcggtggacacctcaaccccgcgaaagcatgtgttttgagaagtgagtgagtgaaaaacttttattgaacatttgcgcagttcggcggcagcaggatccgcgtcgtcttcatatcaggtgatcccggatcccgtcttcgcaaggtcgggccttcattccagggctccgctgagccgcgctgcctcgtaagtgtgctgcaccagggtcctttggaccgtgagctcgctgctgacgagccggctctcccattgctccgcacttgtgtgtttgtgttggtggaattttatgtttcactcacactcccatgtgatgtggtacagcgttggtaccgccccgcaccacgggcatgtggctctgtattgtgtcggaaacatcttgtttagtatgtgtaaatttggaacaatacccgtctgcagtctgcgccacctggtagcctcttcctttgttagtgccttgtgtggcggaggatatttataccttaagcccctgtatagggccaggtgctctgcataccccccgtcgcaggctcgggtgcaaaattcgtccggtaatcccgctcggaaactcatcgctcgagcatgaccgtccgctctttcatttcccttaatacctgcatgtccgggtatccaaaccaggctgtgtatgtgttttgtgtctgagacacgcgcttttctgagaatgttcatggctgcggcacctatccttcccctagtgtagttcctactagcctctttcgagtctgtaagtatgtttagagatttgtttccctgggagccgcaagcgaccgctagagctatggcaacctcctcggcttctgttgcgtccgcagcctctgccgctgcacaggtgatcagttctccctggcggtcgactactacagccgcggccgtgcgcttcctatccatcaggtacagcgccgcgtccgtgaagaccgtgttttccagattggcaaagcctcgctcgatatactcggctcttgctttccgtcttccttcgtgcaggttcggatccatgttcctgggcaggggtgtgacccgaatggcttttctaattccatccgggacgtccctgtacctgtcaaggcgctcttgtgtttccacccctattcttttcagcagttcccggcctgttggcgtgcctcggagtctcgtatactgtgccctgatttgggcctccctcagctcttggaaggtgttactaatccctagctggagtagtttctcgttcggtgtgttcctaggtagatgcagggcggtcttatatgccttccttaatattacatctatctgttccatgtcggctttggttggtatcCGGTAGAgcagtgaataggtgactcggctgactatcaggctgctcacgagtctagcgtgtcttcctctttcatgccgtaccgcctatgcgagactctgctgatcattcttcctacc containing:
- the LOC144110903 gene encoding uncharacterized protein LOC144110903; this encodes MSSLEHGDDDAVLLSVLEHVKALVREENGGVPIVRLQRQLARLPARTFGRFDSSVATIRLASYKYPGQIRIEPDGRVYVCADDKQAIFERVGVVSVIRPGHGIIKFGERYHECAFFNRQSMPRSLLPRGSKLVDAFSVGQKVCFEAQPFLQGNGPCKWYATAVRTLQRVSGTTVFNDADQVCGAASRTANEQRLKRPELPGTGVASQPTRSGFGDGAECATAKQRSSGAATQGLSFEAKPSAAAGSASSSYQVIPDPVFARSGLHSRAPLSRAASTDKTGVTHVSATGPAKLGPTYEAQGPGRLSQGPSRRVVRYQRSASLQEQPAASGEAAGEGAQAVGRVFNVEAARELAAVVDSTLMRMFREEVTLALSVELGLTDADLQMLIEETEQ